One genomic segment of Gemmatimonadota bacterium includes these proteins:
- the asnS gene encoding asparagine--tRNA ligase, protein MSVSSTPASVDPTRISDLPALVGSTVSVSGWVQHLRSSGKIAFIVLRDGTGTLQCVVPKKEVSEGTWEHFGQLTLETSITVTGEIRADARQAGGVELGLKELVIIGPSALDYPIQPKEHGVDFLLDNRHFWLRTPRQVAIMRIRHEIEQAIHDFFYERGFLRVDTPILTAAIGERAGLFATEYFDEGNAYLAQTGQLYGEAAAAAFGKIYTFGPTFRAEKSKTRRHLTEFWMIEPEVAFNDTHANMRLQEDFVSYLVQRCVERRPAELKELERDLSKLERIKAPFPRIDYTDAVATLQKKGSAVQWGDDLGAEDESLLVEDYDTPIFICNYPKEAKAFYMKENPADPRTVLCDDMLAPEGYGEIIGGSQREDDHDKLLARIHEEQLPVEAYSWYLDLRKYGTFVHSGFGLGLERTVAWICGTPHIRECIAFPRMMHRLHP, encoded by the coding sequence ATGTCCGTGTCCAGCACCCCTGCGTCCGTCGACCCCACCCGCATCAGCGACCTCCCGGCCCTCGTGGGCTCCACGGTGAGCGTGAGCGGCTGGGTCCAGCACCTCCGCTCGTCCGGCAAGATCGCCTTCATCGTGCTGCGCGACGGCACCGGCACGCTCCAGTGCGTCGTGCCCAAGAAGGAGGTCAGCGAGGGCACGTGGGAGCACTTCGGGCAGCTCACGCTCGAGACCTCCATCACCGTCACCGGCGAGATCCGGGCTGACGCGCGCCAGGCCGGTGGGGTGGAGCTCGGGCTCAAGGAGCTGGTGATCATCGGCCCCAGCGCGCTCGACTACCCGATCCAGCCCAAGGAGCACGGCGTCGACTTCCTGCTCGACAACCGGCACTTCTGGCTCCGGACGCCGCGGCAGGTCGCGATCATGCGGATCCGCCATGAGATCGAGCAGGCGATCCACGACTTCTTCTACGAGCGCGGGTTCCTCCGCGTCGACACGCCCATCCTCACGGCGGCGATCGGCGAGCGTGCCGGCCTCTTCGCCACCGAGTACTTCGACGAGGGGAACGCCTACCTCGCGCAGACCGGCCAGCTCTACGGCGAGGCCGCGGCGGCCGCCTTCGGGAAGATCTACACCTTCGGCCCCACCTTCCGCGCCGAGAAGTCCAAGACGCGCCGCCACCTCACCGAGTTCTGGATGATCGAGCCCGAGGTGGCGTTCAACGACACGCACGCGAACATGCGCCTGCAGGAGGACTTCGTGTCCTACCTCGTGCAGCGCTGCGTCGAGCGCCGCCCGGCCGAGCTCAAGGAACTCGAGCGCGACCTCTCGAAGCTCGAGCGGATCAAGGCGCCATTCCCGCGCATCGACTACACCGACGCGGTCGCGACGCTCCAGAAGAAGGGCAGTGCGGTGCAGTGGGGCGACGACCTCGGCGCCGAGGACGAATCGCTGCTCGTCGAGGACTACGACACGCCGATCTTCATCTGCAACTACCCGAAGGAGGCGAAGGCCTTCTACATGAAGGAGAACCCGGCCGATCCGCGCACCGTGCTCTGCGACGACATGCTCGCGCCGGAAGGGTACGGCGAGATCATCGGCGGCTCGCAGCGCGAGGACGATCACGACAAGCTCCTCGCGCGCATCCACGAGGAGCAGTTGCCGGTCGAGGCCTACTCCTGGTATCTCGACCTGCGGAAGTACGGGACGTTCGTGCACTCGGGGTTCGGGCTCGGGCTCGAACGCACCGTCGCGTGGATCTGCGGCACCCCGCACATCCGCGAGTGCATCGCCTTCCCGCGCATGATGCATCGTCTCCATCCCTGA
- a CDS encoding MASE1 domain-containing protein yields MVAFLRARPIATNLLLAVAYAAIGHATLTLGEAGDIEIRRVIWASSGFAVAAALLLPFSVWWGVALGGAATTLLSGDPLPHVLLTGSANAMEVVLAVGLLRRARFDVGLRSVTDVLLLLALASGLSAALAATISVTSLKLFVGLPSEAVPMVAIQWWLTHAMGILIITPVVLVWSRTAAQKALAKSLPSALPRRTEVLAVIVASFAAAWWPFTAEETSLTVRLFFLPIPVLLWGAVRLGMRWAATGALVTTAIAVLAAVGHTGPFTVAAGQDDPFSAAEGQAPPATAGPNQTLTLTWVFANVVMLSTLVTAALVEGLLRSQREHANGERRLRAVLDASGEGIVVADPAGIVTHINDAIVAIWPVGLRAPVVGEPIEPPLDGLIVATETPDARSLLIPPADTARLQGMLTFTDGRVWEVEVDQLPGATRRGDRLWSFRDVSARVRAEAERRELEAQLLHSQKLESLGVLAGGIAHDFNNLLMAIRGRADLLAVADGLPKEAEDDVEGIVHTVDEAANLCRQMLAYAGRGAIETRTVDLTDCAREIKEMLRVSVSRRVALEMEWSDTPLPVSGDVTQLRQVVLNLVTNAADAVETSGHDGRVTVRTRLAVLDREWLARQVLGGDLEPGAYALLEVLDNGVGMDAATARRIFDPFFSSKGAGRGLGLASALGVIRSHRGALRLESFPGGGSHFTVALPLADEEAAPAAPSARSVADRLRGRRILVVDDEESVRSVVTRLLTRMGMFVEQARDGEEALAQLGTPAGRTIDVVLLDVMMPRRGGPATLAEIRARGWTVPVVMASGFSAEAVPESVRLSAFVQKPFSREVLEEALASVLSEPASSS; encoded by the coding sequence ATGGTCGCCTTCCTGCGCGCTCGACCGATCGCGACGAACCTCCTGCTGGCGGTGGCCTACGCGGCCATCGGCCACGCGACGCTCACGCTCGGTGAGGCGGGGGACATCGAGATCCGCCGGGTCATCTGGGCCTCCAGCGGGTTCGCGGTCGCCGCCGCCCTGCTCCTGCCGTTCAGCGTCTGGTGGGGCGTCGCCCTCGGCGGGGCTGCCACGACGCTCCTGTCGGGCGACCCGCTCCCGCACGTGCTCCTGACGGGCTCGGCCAATGCCATGGAGGTCGTGCTGGCGGTCGGACTGCTCCGTCGCGCGCGCTTCGACGTGGGCCTGCGATCCGTGACCGACGTGCTGCTCCTGCTGGCGCTCGCCTCCGGCCTCTCGGCGGCGCTCGCCGCGACCATCAGCGTCACCTCGCTCAAACTGTTCGTCGGCCTCCCATCGGAGGCGGTGCCGATGGTGGCGATCCAGTGGTGGCTGACGCACGCGATGGGCATCCTGATCATCACGCCGGTCGTGCTGGTCTGGAGCCGGACAGCGGCGCAGAAGGCGCTCGCGAAGTCGCTGCCGTCCGCCCTGCCGCGACGCACCGAGGTGCTCGCCGTGATCGTCGCGTCCTTCGCCGCCGCCTGGTGGCCCTTCACGGCGGAGGAGACGAGCCTGACGGTGCGACTGTTCTTCCTCCCCATCCCCGTGCTGCTCTGGGGAGCGGTGCGACTCGGCATGCGGTGGGCCGCGACCGGCGCGCTCGTCACCACCGCGATCGCGGTCCTCGCCGCCGTGGGGCACACTGGACCGTTCACCGTGGCCGCGGGGCAGGACGATCCGTTCAGTGCGGCCGAGGGGCAAGCCCCACCCGCCACCGCGGGGCCGAACCAGACGCTCACCCTCACGTGGGTGTTCGCGAACGTGGTCATGCTCTCCACGCTCGTGACCGCCGCCCTCGTCGAGGGCCTGCTCCGCTCGCAGCGTGAGCACGCCAACGGCGAACGACGCCTGCGCGCCGTGCTGGACGCCTCCGGCGAGGGGATCGTCGTCGCCGACCCGGCGGGGATCGTCACCCACATCAACGATGCGATCGTCGCGATCTGGCCGGTTGGTCTCCGGGCACCAGTGGTGGGCGAACCCATCGAACCGCCGCTCGACGGACTCATCGTCGCGACGGAGACGCCGGACGCCCGCTCGTTGCTCATCCCGCCGGCGGATACCGCTCGCCTGCAGGGCATGCTGACCTTCACCGACGGGCGCGTCTGGGAGGTGGAGGTCGACCAGCTGCCCGGCGCCACGCGCCGCGGCGACCGACTCTGGTCGTTCCGCGACGTCTCCGCCCGCGTCCGCGCCGAGGCCGAGCGCCGCGAACTCGAGGCGCAACTCCTTCACTCCCAGAAGCTCGAGAGCCTCGGCGTCCTCGCCGGCGGCATCGCGCACGACTTCAACAACCTGCTGATGGCCATCCGCGGACGCGCCGACCTTCTCGCGGTCGCGGACGGCTTGCCGAAGGAGGCGGAGGACGACGTCGAAGGGATCGTGCACACCGTCGACGAGGCGGCGAACCTCTGCCGGCAGATGCTCGCCTACGCCGGCCGAGGGGCCATCGAGACGCGCACGGTCGACCTCACCGACTGCGCACGCGAGATCAAGGAGATGCTCCGCGTCTCCGTCTCGCGGCGCGTCGCGCTCGAGATGGAATGGAGCGACACCCCGCTCCCCGTGTCGGGCGACGTGACGCAACTGCGACAGGTCGTCCTCAACCTCGTCACCAACGCGGCTGATGCCGTCGAGACCTCCGGTCACGACGGTCGCGTCACCGTACGTACGCGGCTCGCCGTCCTCGACCGCGAATGGCTCGCGCGGCAGGTCCTCGGCGGTGATCTGGAGCCGGGCGCGTACGCCCTGCTCGAAGTGCTCGACAACGGCGTCGGCATGGACGCCGCGACCGCGCGGCGGATCTTCGACCCGTTCTTCTCCTCCAAGGGCGCCGGACGCGGGCTGGGCCTCGCCTCGGCCCTCGGGGTGATCCGCAGCCACCGGGGCGCGCTGCGCCTCGAGTCGTTCCCCGGCGGAGGGAGCCACTTCACCGTCGCGCTCCCGCTCGCGGACGAGGAGGCCGCGCCGGCCGCGCCGTCGGCGCGCTCGGTGGCCGACCGCCTGCGCGGCCGACGGATCCTCGTGGTGGACGACGAGGAATCGGTCCGGAGCGTGGTCACACGCCTCCTCACACGCATGGGGATGTTCGTGGAACAGGCCCGGGACGGCGAGGAGGCGCTCGCACAGCTCGGCACGCCAGCCGGACGCACGATCGACGTCGTCCTCCTCGACGTCATGATGCCGCGACGCGGGGGCCCGGCGACCCTTGCCGAGATCCGCGCGCGGGGCTGGACCGTTCCGGTCGTGATGGCGAGCGGGTTCTCCGCCGAGGCGGTGCCGGAGTCGGTGCGGCTCTCGGCCTTCGTCCAGAAGCCGTTCTCCCGCGAGGTGCTGGAGGAGGCGCTGGCCTCCGTCCTCTCCGAGCCGGCGTCCTCGAGCTGA